The proteins below come from a single Halobacillus salinarum genomic window:
- a CDS encoding ABC transporter permease: MGDVWYQFRKNKIALVGFLITLSYIIMAIGAPIIAPYDPFQMSPDIMLSGPSIHHWLGTDQFGRDILSRIIFGTRISLQVGIISVGISLVIGTIIGVVAGYYGRWVDGLLSRFTDVLFAFPDILLALVIMAILGPSLTNLMIAIGIVYTPIFARIARSAVLSIKNSLYIEAAQSMGVNNVKIMWRHIIPNSMAPIIVQITLSFAFAILAEAALSFLGLGVSPDTPSWGIMLSEGKDWMESAWWIAVFPGVAITLAVFSFNVMGDGLRDALDPRLKNESA, encoded by the coding sequence ATGGGAGATGTTTGGTATCAATTTCGAAAAAATAAGATTGCCCTCGTTGGTTTTTTAATAACACTTTCCTATATCATCATGGCGATAGGAGCTCCTATTATCGCTCCTTATGACCCATTTCAAATGAGTCCGGATATCATGCTGTCCGGACCTAGTATTCATCATTGGCTGGGTACGGACCAATTTGGACGTGATATTCTCAGCAGAATTATTTTTGGTACACGTATTTCTCTGCAAGTCGGGATTATTTCTGTCGGGATCTCTCTCGTTATTGGGACAATCATTGGAGTGGTGGCAGGCTATTACGGCAGGTGGGTAGATGGTTTGCTTTCACGTTTCACTGATGTCTTGTTTGCTTTCCCTGATATTCTGCTGGCACTTGTGATCATGGCTATTCTTGGACCAAGCCTGACAAATTTAATGATTGCCATTGGAATTGTATATACGCCAATCTTTGCACGAATCGCAAGAAGTGCTGTCTTGTCTATTAAAAACTCCCTTTATATTGAAGCTGCCCAGTCCATGGGTGTCAATAACGTAAAAATTATGTGGAGACATATTATTCCTAACAGTATGGCTCCTATTATTGTGCAAATCACTCTATCCTTTGCATTCGCTATATTAGCCGAGGCTGCCCTCAGTTTCTTAGGACTTGGTGTTTCACCCGATACGCCATCGTGGGGCATAATGCTAAGTGAAGGAAAAGACTGGATGGAGTCAGCCTGGTGGATCGCAGTCTTTCCGGGGGTAGCCATTACATTAGCCGTATTCAGCTTCAATGTGATGGGGGACGGGCTTCGCGATGCTCTTGATCCCCGGTTGAAAAACGAGTCTGCTTAA
- a CDS encoding ABC transporter substrate-binding protein: MKKSLLFFLLCSFILLLAACTDPTASEGGSEGSGNEDQGSGEEASSGGELTISDLTDAQSLDPHVVTGAASMRYIENMYNTLFRYKKGTYGEIEGDLVKDYDISDDGKVYTFTLHDGVKFHNGDPLTSEDVKYSIERIQKKEVRAAQFEAIKSIETPSKTKVVINLKQPVAPFLTFLANPMNVVVNKKVVEENDNDLSNADAGSGPFKLVKWQKDQQMVLEKFDDYFKEGKPYLDKVIWRAIPDETARTTAIRNGEIDIILQVQPKNVQALKQAENVNVKSVTGSYWEYLGLNTEKGPLAKKKVRQAVAWAVDREAINKVVKFGKADVLKSGPIPEGHWAHLDEEIYPDRDLDKAESLLKEAGYGDGFDITLKVSTNKHQIDAAQIIKQQLKEVGINVKVVSQESSVFFEALGKHEFDMTVVGWVGFVDPDEFLYNIFHTGGMYNQQGYSNKEVDKLLEQGRKELDKEKRKEIYDKAQKIIAEDAPMVFLYANSQTSAIRDRVEGFDVNPTVTTISLEDTKVKK; the protein is encoded by the coding sequence TTGAAGAAAAGTTTGCTATTTTTCTTACTATGCTCATTTATTCTTTTACTGGCTGCTTGTACAGACCCGACTGCTTCTGAAGGAGGTTCAGAAGGTTCAGGAAATGAAGACCAAGGATCAGGGGAGGAAGCTTCGTCTGGGGGAGAATTGACTATTTCAGACCTCACAGATGCGCAAAGCTTAGATCCACATGTAGTTACTGGAGCTGCATCGATGAGGTATATTGAAAACATGTATAACACGTTGTTTCGTTACAAAAAAGGTACATATGGAGAAATTGAAGGGGATTTAGTAAAGGATTACGACATTTCAGATGACGGCAAGGTTTATACATTTACCCTTCATGATGGAGTGAAGTTTCATAACGGGGATCCATTAACTTCTGAGGATGTAAAATATTCGATCGAGAGGATTCAGAAAAAAGAGGTGCGTGCTGCACAATTTGAGGCCATTAAGTCAATTGAAACCCCGTCCAAGACAAAAGTTGTTATTAATCTTAAACAACCAGTGGCTCCGTTTTTAACCTTTCTGGCAAATCCTATGAATGTTGTAGTCAACAAAAAAGTGGTGGAAGAAAATGATAATGATCTATCGAATGCTGATGCTGGAAGCGGACCGTTTAAGCTTGTGAAATGGCAGAAAGACCAGCAGATGGTACTTGAAAAATTCGACGATTACTTTAAGGAAGGAAAGCCCTATTTAGATAAAGTCATTTGGCGTGCAATTCCGGATGAAACAGCTCGTACAACGGCTATTCGCAATGGTGAAATTGACATTATCCTTCAAGTTCAGCCAAAAAATGTCCAAGCCTTAAAGCAGGCGGAGAACGTCAATGTTAAATCCGTCACAGGCTCCTACTGGGAATATTTAGGGCTGAATACGGAAAAAGGTCCGCTGGCTAAAAAGAAAGTTAGACAAGCGGTCGCCTGGGCGGTTGATCGCGAGGCAATCAACAAGGTCGTGAAGTTCGGCAAAGCTGACGTCCTTAAGAGTGGTCCGATTCCAGAAGGACACTGGGCTCATTTGGATGAAGAAATTTATCCTGATCGTGACTTAGACAAGGCGGAGAGTTTATTGAAAGAGGCCGGCTATGGAGATGGATTTGATATTACGCTGAAGGTAAGCACCAATAAACACCAAATTGATGCCGCACAGATTATTAAACAACAGCTGAAAGAAGTAGGGATCAATGTAAAAGTTGTATCTCAGGAAAGCAGTGTGTTCTTTGAGGCACTGGGTAAACATGAATTCGATATGACTGTCGTCGGGTGGGTTGGATTTGTAGACCCTGATGAATTCCTGTATAACATCTTCCATACAGGCGGCATGTACAACCAGCAGGGCTATTCAAATAAAGAAGTAGATAAACTGCTTGAGCAAGGCCGTAAAGAATTAGATAAGGAAAAACGCAAGGAAATCTATGACAAAGCTCAAAAAATCATTGCTGAAGATGCACCGATGGTATTTCTTTACGCAAATTCCCAAACTTCTGCGATTAGAGATCGAGTGGAAGGCTTTGATGTGAACCCTACGGTCACGACCATTTCTTTAGAGGACACGAAAGTAAAGAAATAA
- a CDS encoding DUF1028 domain-containing protein — protein sequence MKLNTFSIIARCKQTGYFGAAVATCFPGVGAHSPHIEPNVGAVVTQGWVNPELGQDGLDSLKEGRTANDTLNYVLLNDPGKELRQVAIVDQYGNCSAYTGVENDDYKSHIIGDQWSVQGNLLTGPEVLEVMAETFEKSKGALADRLLLAMEAADHVGGDVRGKQSAVIKVAAVDHFPFVDFRVDDHPEPVKELRRVYQKNKPVLIDRYYEWINAVKEGSML from the coding sequence ATGAAGTTAAATACATTTTCAATCATTGCAAGGTGCAAGCAAACGGGCTACTTTGGAGCAGCTGTAGCCACTTGCTTTCCTGGGGTGGGAGCACATTCCCCACATATTGAACCGAATGTCGGTGCAGTAGTGACTCAGGGCTGGGTGAACCCTGAACTTGGTCAGGACGGTCTTGACAGCTTAAAAGAAGGAAGAACGGCCAATGATACGCTGAATTATGTGCTGTTAAATGATCCCGGCAAGGAACTACGCCAGGTGGCTATCGTTGACCAGTATGGAAATTGCAGCGCGTATACCGGAGTAGAAAATGATGATTATAAATCCCATATTATCGGAGATCAATGGTCGGTGCAGGGAAACTTGCTTACCGGTCCAGAAGTATTGGAAGTCATGGCTGAAACCTTTGAAAAATCCAAAGGCGCACTGGCTGATCGTCTGCTTCTTGCTATGGAGGCAGCTGATCATGTTGGAGGAGATGTCAGGGGCAAACAATCAGCGGTCATCAAAGTGGCTGCCGTTGATCATTTCCCTTTTGTTGACTTTCGAGTCGATGACCATCCTGAGCCAGTAAAAGAATTACGCAGAGTTTATCAAAAGAATAAACCCGTGTTAATTGATAGATATTATGAATGGATTAATGCAGTAAAAGAGGGCTCGATGCTGTGA
- a CDS encoding helix-turn-helix domain-containing protein translates to MKETILNKIRDQFKQRNIIIVNRDDSAVAGSLEPFNSLEIQAWIKECDRSQQEIWELNKECQAFIQEEFIVFLIGDENYSKNQALDYFKFHKEWLQLFVQYGKYESTNKSLDLLMKVAHTIASHMHEEHILDIIIEAVVEAINEADTGFLFLYDEKIEKLLIESAVGFREQSYRKTRLEIGEGVSGRVFQEERSVMIHGAKRIEAAMADMTKENYKHYINSTFHRNFPDSMISVPLRVHYKTIGVLTIDSFKQGARFKHEDLALLEALADHVAVVITHAQLYKQEKEQREELQKTHLALRKEHETMQRTTDFHHRLTNIAAGGGGTMAIVDTLRKMVRAPFAIYDSLLKPYFIESGAEDKKLPEKFLTHTRVKKVMRTKKWQQIQLDNKERLVVIPIVGAESLLGFLCYWSDSIKYLEADIVLFEYGATVLALEWTKEEAIKEARDRIKGEFVEDVLAGKSNPTIENQAHNLGLNPNDYYAVLLCKIDQSAPAINQMPENVRRYKEEWRKRIEYLLGQQKISGIVIVTNTYVFALMSFPEKDQNHKARSRVKQLVSRMEEENTHVLMGIGRVHKNLHHLNKSFADAEKCIQLLESHPEKKVMSFVEVGVYRFFLQHSTEELELYLTDILGPLLRYDLEKNRDFMKTLLYYVKFDKELNLLTKKLNIHSNTLYYRISRIQEILDIHFDQPEEWFNIQLACQVYEYLNKLKEGK, encoded by the coding sequence ATGAAAGAGACGATATTAAATAAAATTAGAGACCAGTTTAAACAGAGAAATATTATTATAGTGAATAGAGATGATTCAGCCGTTGCTGGATCTCTCGAGCCTTTTAATTCTTTAGAGATTCAGGCTTGGATAAAAGAATGTGACCGCTCTCAGCAGGAGATCTGGGAGCTGAATAAAGAATGCCAGGCGTTTATACAGGAGGAATTTATCGTTTTTCTTATCGGTGATGAAAATTACTCCAAAAATCAAGCGCTGGATTACTTTAAATTCCATAAAGAATGGCTGCAGCTGTTTGTCCAATATGGAAAGTATGAATCAACTAATAAATCTCTGGATTTATTAATGAAGGTGGCGCATACGATTGCTTCTCATATGCATGAAGAACATATTCTGGACATCATTATTGAAGCAGTCGTAGAGGCAATTAATGAAGCAGATACCGGATTTTTATTTCTATATGACGAAAAAATTGAAAAACTGTTAATTGAGTCGGCTGTTGGGTTTCGTGAACAAAGCTATCGAAAAACACGTTTGGAAATTGGGGAAGGAGTCAGCGGACGAGTCTTTCAAGAGGAAAGGTCTGTCATGATTCACGGCGCAAAGAGAATTGAAGCAGCCATGGCTGACATGACAAAAGAAAATTATAAGCATTACATAAATTCAACCTTCCACAGGAACTTCCCGGATAGCATGATTTCTGTTCCTCTAAGAGTCCATTACAAGACAATAGGAGTGCTGACTATTGACAGCTTTAAACAGGGAGCACGTTTTAAGCATGAAGATTTGGCTCTGTTGGAAGCTTTGGCAGACCACGTAGCTGTTGTTATTACGCACGCTCAGCTCTATAAGCAGGAAAAAGAACAGCGGGAAGAACTTCAAAAAACACACCTTGCTTTACGTAAAGAGCATGAAACGATGCAAAGAACGACGGATTTTCACCACCGGCTCACGAATATCGCAGCTGGCGGCGGCGGGACAATGGCCATTGTTGATACACTGCGAAAAATGGTCCGCGCCCCTTTTGCTATTTATGATTCATTATTAAAGCCTTATTTTATTGAGTCAGGAGCTGAAGATAAAAAGCTGCCGGAAAAATTCTTAACTCATACCCGTGTCAAGAAAGTGATGCGTACTAAAAAGTGGCAGCAAATTCAGCTTGACAACAAAGAGCGCTTAGTGGTGATTCCTATAGTTGGAGCTGAATCTCTCTTAGGCTTTCTTTGCTACTGGTCGGATTCCATAAAGTATTTAGAAGCGGATATCGTACTTTTTGAATACGGAGCGACAGTTTTGGCTTTGGAATGGACGAAGGAGGAAGCGATTAAAGAAGCGAGAGACCGGATCAAAGGAGAGTTTGTGGAAGATGTACTTGCCGGGAAATCCAATCCAACTATCGAAAATCAAGCTCATAATTTAGGTCTGAATCCGAATGATTACTATGCTGTACTCCTCTGTAAAATTGACCAATCTGCTCCAGCGATTAATCAAATGCCTGAAAATGTCCGCAGGTATAAAGAGGAATGGCGGAAGCGAATTGAATACTTGCTGGGGCAGCAAAAGATATCGGGAATTGTCATCGTAACAAATACGTATGTGTTTGCTTTAATGAGTTTCCCTGAAAAAGATCAAAACCACAAGGCAAGATCACGAGTCAAGCAGCTCGTAAGCCGGATGGAAGAAGAAAATACACATGTATTAATGGGAATCGGCCGTGTTCATAAAAATCTGCATCACCTTAACAAATCATTTGCAGATGCAGAAAAATGCATTCAGCTGCTGGAAAGCCATCCTGAGAAAAAAGTCATGAGCTTTGTAGAAGTGGGGGTTTACCGTTTTTTTCTTCAGCATAGCACAGAAGAGCTTGAGCTGTATCTAACTGACATTCTAGGTCCTTTATTAAGATATGACCTTGAGAAGAACAGGGACTTTATGAAAACATTGCTCTATTACGTTAAGTTTGATAAAGAACTGAACCTTCTAACGAAAAAATTGAATATTCATTCCAATACACTTTATTACCGTATCAGCAGAATTCAGGAAATACTGGATATCCATTTTGACCAGCCAGAAGAATGGTTTAATATTCAGCTTGCCTGCCAGGTTTATGAATATTTAAATAAACTGAAGGAGGGAAAGTGA
- a CDS encoding DUF2197 domain-containing protein has translation MKATCMTCRKTYEIDRTDSQYTKLKQGKTKLYVCTNCNTSIQQSANTTTGTSASDLDPYTEILEKRKS, from the coding sequence ATGAAAGCGACCTGTATGACTTGCCGTAAAACATACGAGATTGATCGTACTGACAGCCAGTACACCAAATTGAAGCAGGGGAAAACAAAGCTTTACGTATGTACAAATTGCAATACTTCCATCCAGCAAAGTGCGAATACGACTACTGGAACCTCTGCATCAGATCTCGATCCATACACGGAGATTCTTGAGAAGCGAAAGTCCTGA
- a CDS encoding ABC transporter permease, whose translation MLGSNYNEAQAEVIRANLGLDKPLVSQYFIWLGNLFQGDFGYSHFTSMPVLKTIMGRLPITIELTILSVLIAILLAIPLGTISALKRNSRFDYSASIFGMLGISIPNFWLGTLMILFLSLYAGIFPSGGFVGLSTSFTGNLQSMLLPAIALGTAVGAVAMRMTRSSMLEVTGQEYIKMARAKGVSNRRLIWRHAIKNALIPVVTVLGIQTGYLLGGSVVVEQIFGLPGVGQLALEAITNRDYALLQGTILFIASGFVIVNLIVDVIYGFLNPQIRY comes from the coding sequence ATGCTTGGATCTAATTACAATGAAGCACAGGCAGAAGTTATTAGAGCAAACCTTGGGTTGGATAAGCCTTTAGTGAGTCAATATTTTATTTGGCTCGGGAATCTTTTTCAAGGTGACTTCGGCTATTCTCATTTTACGAGCATGCCCGTACTTAAAACGATTATGGGACGTCTGCCTATAACGATTGAATTAACGATTTTAAGCGTATTGATTGCTATTCTGCTGGCTATTCCTTTAGGCACGATTTCTGCTTTGAAACGAAACAGCCGTTTTGACTATAGTGCAAGCATTTTTGGCATGCTGGGTATTTCCATTCCTAACTTTTGGCTGGGAACCTTAATGATTCTCTTTTTATCTTTGTATGCAGGAATTTTTCCTTCTGGAGGTTTTGTAGGCTTGAGTACCAGTTTTACAGGCAATTTACAAAGCATGCTGCTTCCAGCGATCGCTCTAGGGACCGCTGTTGGGGCTGTTGCCATGCGGATGACAAGGTCTTCTATGCTTGAAGTAACTGGTCAGGAATATATTAAGATGGCACGGGCCAAAGGGGTTTCCAACAGGAGGCTTATTTGGCGCCATGCAATTAAGAATGCTTTGATTCCTGTTGTTACGGTCCTGGGGATTCAAACGGGATATCTATTAGGGGGCTCGGTCGTTGTGGAGCAGATTTTCGGACTTCCGGGAGTAGGGCAGCTGGCCCTTGAAGCTATTACCAACCGTGATTATGCACTCTTACAAGGAACCATCCTCTTTATTGCGAGCGGTTTTGTCATTGTAAACTTAATTGTTGATGTCATTTACGGATTCTTAAATCCTCAAATCAGGTATTAG
- a CDS encoding SEFIR domain-containing protein: MRKHPKVFISYSQDSKAHADKVLQFSNRLRMEGIDTILDQYEAFPKEGWTRWMDRNITDSDFCLLICTELYYKRVMGIEEEGRGLGVRWEGHLIYQHLYQSGTKSAKFIPVVFEEKDLEYIPAPIRSYSHYVLTSEEEYDQLYWLLRSQPQTVKPELGRLRPLPEKQRKSLFIAGFIDIELWNKAIWKGTAFTHNTVMKEPPGLALLFENEAAAIDIFSGWQDRLGDFDRHNELRISIIEGNIPREGEGYTVHISANVHHILQHASKNEYEASRDLLMVMTRFNRMKPEKGSNHLNCFKESYRKFGSYLLLPGIINEQEVTMLHHLAILKKELELRTVSDIQSRNDLDAVVLPQYRDLQS; encoded by the coding sequence ATGCGAAAGCATCCCAAAGTATTTATAAGCTACAGTCAGGATTCAAAAGCACATGCGGATAAAGTGCTGCAATTTTCTAATCGACTAAGGATGGAAGGTATTGATACGATCCTCGATCAATATGAAGCCTTTCCAAAAGAGGGATGGACACGTTGGATGGACCGAAATATAACAGATTCGGACTTCTGTCTTCTCATTTGTACAGAACTCTACTATAAAAGAGTTATGGGAATAGAAGAAGAGGGGAGGGGACTCGGAGTCCGCTGGGAGGGTCATTTAATCTATCAGCACCTCTATCAGTCAGGGACGAAATCTGCTAAATTCATCCCCGTCGTATTTGAAGAAAAAGATCTTGAATATATCCCTGCTCCCATACGTTCGTATTCTCATTATGTACTTACATCTGAAGAAGAGTATGATCAGTTGTACTGGCTGTTAAGAAGTCAGCCTCAAACGGTTAAACCGGAACTGGGTCGTTTGCGGCCACTGCCTGAAAAACAAAGAAAATCACTATTTATTGCAGGATTCATTGATATAGAACTTTGGAACAAAGCCATCTGGAAAGGAACCGCCTTTACACACAATACGGTGATGAAAGAGCCGCCCGGGCTTGCACTGTTGTTTGAAAATGAAGCGGCAGCCATCGATATATTCAGTGGATGGCAGGATCGTCTAGGGGATTTTGACCGCCACAATGAGCTGAGAATCTCCATTATTGAAGGCAATATTCCAAGAGAAGGGGAGGGATACACGGTCCATATTTCGGCCAATGTTCATCACATCCTCCAGCATGCCTCTAAGAATGAATATGAAGCCAGCCGCGATTTGCTGATGGTTATGACACGCTTTAACAGGATGAAGCCTGAGAAAGGCTCCAATCATCTTAACTGTTTTAAAGAAAGCTATCGAAAATTCGGTTCGTATTTACTACTGCCCGGTATCATTAACGAACAAGAAGTCACGATGCTCCACCATTTAGCTATTTTAAAGAAAGAACTTGAATTAAGGACAGTCTCCGACATTCAATCAAGAAATGATTTAGATGCAGTCGTTCTTCCGCAATATCGTGATCTGCAAAGTTGA
- a CDS encoding amidohydrolase has product METAFKNVLIKPISSDDIQQGALLIRDGKIVAFGQEEEIDLTSCTNVIDGQGCLLTPGLIDAHTHLGVDEEGIGWEGADFNETSDPVTPHVRALDGINPFEQGFFDAAKAGVTTVQVLPGSANVIGGLTAVVKVKPGGIVQEITLRETAGLKMALGENPKKFHGKEGRPPKTRMGTAAIIRREFANALRSKREPHDLKLSAYHLVLDKQIPVRVHAHRADDIMTALRIADEFDLDITIEHVTEGHLIASHLAESRARFSVGPTLSNRSKVELNHLSWDVYSELDANGIRFAMITDHPVLPISQIATSAQQAVKAGLKEEKAWRSLTIHPAENLCIQHRTGSIETGKDADLTLWDKNPITDHGQPLVTMVEGNITYQK; this is encoded by the coding sequence ATGGAAACAGCTTTTAAAAATGTATTGATTAAACCGATTTCGTCAGATGATATACAACAAGGCGCACTTTTAATAAGGGATGGAAAGATCGTTGCATTCGGCCAGGAGGAGGAGATTGATTTAACTTCCTGCACGAATGTAATAGATGGACAAGGCTGCCTTTTAACACCTGGATTAATCGATGCTCATACGCACCTTGGGGTGGATGAAGAAGGGATCGGCTGGGAAGGGGCCGATTTCAATGAAACGTCAGACCCCGTGACCCCTCACGTAAGGGCACTTGATGGAATTAACCCTTTTGAACAAGGATTCTTTGACGCTGCAAAAGCCGGCGTAACGACCGTCCAAGTCCTGCCGGGAAGTGCAAACGTAATTGGAGGATTAACTGCAGTGGTAAAAGTTAAACCTGGGGGTATAGTGCAGGAGATTACGTTGAGAGAAACGGCGGGATTAAAGATGGCATTGGGAGAAAACCCCAAAAAATTCCATGGCAAAGAAGGGCGTCCTCCAAAAACTCGAATGGGAACGGCAGCCATTATTCGCCGAGAATTTGCCAATGCCTTGAGAAGCAAAAGAGAACCACATGACTTAAAATTATCTGCCTATCACTTAGTTCTGGATAAACAAATTCCTGTCAGAGTACATGCTCATCGTGCGGATGATATTATGACGGCATTAAGAATTGCAGATGAATTTGACTTAGATATAACTATTGAACACGTTACAGAAGGTCACCTTATCGCTTCACACCTTGCAGAGAGCAGGGCTCGATTTTCAGTAGGACCGACTTTATCGAATCGAAGCAAAGTGGAATTAAACCATCTTTCCTGGGATGTATATTCTGAGCTTGATGCAAACGGAATCCGTTTCGCGATGATCACCGACCATCCAGTTCTGCCAATCAGCCAGATTGCTACATCTGCCCAGCAGGCGGTAAAAGCAGGATTAAAGGAAGAAAAAGCCTGGAGAAGCTTAACGATTCATCCAGCAGAGAACCTCTGTATTCAACACCGCACAGGGAGTATAGAAACGGGGAAGGATGCCGATTTGACACTTTGGGATAAAAACCCGATTACAGATCACGGTCAGCCATTAGTCACAATGGTCGAAGGCAACATCACATACCAAAAGTAG
- a CDS encoding ABC transporter ATP-binding protein: MAEYVMEVNDLRTHFQTQKGVVKAVDGVDFKVKQGEILAIVGESGCGKSVTSQSIMRLIGNKKNEHISGEVLYHGENLLDKSEFAMRNIRGRDISMVFQDPMTSLNPAYNVGTQIAEMPVIHEKANKKTAWNRAVDMLTRVGIPSPKERATQYPHQFSGGMRQRGVIAMSLACDPDLIIADEPTTALDVTIQAQVLNLFRKLRDETGAAIILITHDLGVVAELCDKVAVMYAGRIVEQGTVEDIFDRPRHPYTVGLLNSVPVPGSRDRLQPIDGQPPNLHDLPEGCRFADRCPFVMEKCLNHQPELEPAGSPSHTAACWIEDKEDLYEQYRRARESRRPEKVL; encoded by the coding sequence ATGGCAGAATACGTCATGGAAGTGAATGATTTACGAACTCATTTCCAAACTCAAAAAGGTGTAGTAAAAGCTGTGGACGGCGTAGATTTTAAAGTGAAACAAGGAGAAATACTTGCTATTGTAGGGGAGTCGGGATGTGGAAAGAGTGTGACTTCCCAGTCGATTATGCGGCTGATTGGAAATAAGAAAAATGAACATATTTCTGGAGAGGTTCTCTATCACGGGGAAAACCTGCTGGATAAGTCCGAGTTTGCGATGAGAAATATCAGAGGCAGGGATATTTCTATGGTATTTCAAGATCCAATGACCTCGTTAAATCCTGCTTATAACGTAGGAACCCAAATCGCAGAAATGCCGGTTATTCACGAAAAGGCCAATAAAAAAACAGCATGGAATAGAGCTGTTGATATGTTGACAAGAGTAGGAATCCCTTCTCCTAAAGAGCGTGCGACCCAATACCCCCACCAATTCAGCGGGGGAATGAGACAGCGCGGCGTCATTGCTATGTCTCTCGCTTGTGATCCAGACCTGATTATTGCAGATGAACCTACTACAGCCCTTGATGTCACGATTCAAGCCCAAGTGTTAAATCTCTTTAGAAAACTCCGTGATGAAACTGGAGCAGCCATTATTTTAATTACTCACGATTTAGGAGTTGTGGCTGAGCTTTGTGACAAAGTAGCCGTTATGTATGCAGGCAGAATCGTCGAGCAGGGGACGGTAGAGGATATCTTTGACCGCCCCAGGCACCCTTATACGGTAGGTCTATTGAACTCAGTGCCTGTTCCTGGAAGCCGAGATCGACTGCAGCCGATCGATGGACAACCACCAAATCTTCATGATCTGCCTGAAGGATGCCGGTTCGCTGACCGTTGTCCATTTGTGATGGAGAAATGCTTAAATCACCAGCCGGAGCTTGAGCCTGCTGGTTCACCATCCCATACTGCTGCATGCTGGATTGAGGATAAGGAGGATTTGTATGAACAGTACAGAAGAGCTCGTGAGAGTCGAAGGCCTGAAAAAGTACTTTAA